A segment of the Leptospiraceae bacterium genome:
GAATGACAGATTACCACATTGAATACTTAAAACTTTTGCAAGAGAAATGATAGATTTTTTTCTGGATAAAGTTTTAAATTTTCTGCTATGTATGTATCTATAGTCTTTTTCATATCAGTAAAGTTACTCTCATTTTGATAAATTTTGAGCATATTTAAAACGAAAAGGTCAAAGTTTAACTTTGCATTCTTTTCGGTAGGTAAAAATCCTGTATTGTAAATTAGTAGTATTGAATCTTCTTCCAATTTCTTTTCCATTGTAATAAATTCAGAATTAGGCATTACACCAATTATATTTGATACTTCGGATTCTAGATGTATTACGTCTGATTGATTTTTTGAAAATAGAATTGGATTGGTCCCACCTCCATTTGAATAATATACAACTTTTTCTTTTTTATTTAAGTGGAGGCAAATAGCCGTTAGTGTATGAATATTTATTTTATAATATAATTCATTATTTAACGCTGAAAGAATCTTACTTGGAACGGTTTCATTTTTTAAAATATCCTTTAGAATACAAATAGTTAAAAGTCCAATAAAACTGGAAGTAACTCCATTACCTTCGATTTCTCCAAAAATAATAATTGAATTTCCGTCAACTTCTTGCGTGTAATGAAAACAGCCTGAAACAAAAGAATAAGCATGAAAGTCAGCATAGACTAGATCAGAATTCAGTTTTGGGGAAACAACTTGTTTCTGTATGGTTGAGATAAATCTCATATTGTGTTCTAAATTTTCTTGGTAGTTATGATTATTTTTTAAAAGAGTATAATATTCGATAGCTCTTTCAATAGCTATTTTTACTGACTCCAAGGAAAATGGTTTTAATAAAAAGTCAGATGCTTTATTTTTAAGACTTGATACTACTGATTGTATATCGCTTTCTCCACTCATCATGATTACTTGCGTAAATGAGCTGATTTTTTTAACTTCTGGAAGTAAGTTCAAACCATTGTCGTTCGGAAGAAAAATATCTAAGAAAATAATAGGATTTAATTCATTTCGAAAATATGGGATGGCTTTATCTGGAGAATCAAAATATTTACTCCTAAATCCTAAATTTTC
Coding sequences within it:
- a CDS encoding response regulator; protein product: MKIEILIIDDSHEIGAALQMIIENLGFRSKYFDSPDKAIPYFRNELNPIIFLDIFLPNDNGLNLLPEVKKISSFTQVIMMSGESDIQSVVSSLKNKASDFLLKPFSLESVKIAIERAIEYYTLLKNNHNYQENLEHNMRFISTIQKQVVSPKLNSDLVYADFHAYSFVSGCFHYTQEVDGNSIIIFGEIEGNGVTSSFIGLLTICILKDILKNETVPSKILSALNNELYYKINIHTLTAICLHLNKKEKVVYYSNGGGTNPILFSKNQSDVIHLESEVSNIIGVMPNSEFITMEKKLEEDSILLIYNTGFLPTEKNAKLNFDLFVLNMLKIYQNESNFTDMKKTIDTYIAENLKLYPEKNLSFLLQKF